GGCCCGGGTGCTGTTCAACGCCATGATCGACCGGCGTCCGGCGGTCATCGCCCAGTGCGCCTCCCCCGACGACGTGGCCCGCGCCATCGGCTTCGCCCGCGGGCACGACCTCGACCTGTCGGTGCGCGGCGGCGGTCACGGCGTGGCGGGAACCGCGCTGGCCGAGGGTGGCCTCGTCGTCGACCTGCGCCGGATGTGCACGGTCGACGTCGACCCCGCGGGGCGGACGGCCCGGGTCGGCGGCGGCGCGACCATGAGCCACCTGGACCGTGCCTGCCAGCCCTTCGACCTGGCGACGACCGGTGGGCGGGTCTCCACCACGGGTGTCGGCGGGTTCACCCTCGGTGGCGGCACCGGCTGGCTGGACCGCAGGTTCGGCCTGGCCTGCGACAACCTGCTCTCGGCCGAGCTGGTCACGGCGGCCGGCGAGCAGGTGGTGGCCAGCGACGCCGAGCACCCCGACCTCTTCTGGGCGCTGCACGGCGGGGGCGGCAACTTCGGTGTGGCCACGGCCCTGACCTTCCGGCTGCACGAGGTCCCGACGTCGACGCTGGCCCTGCTGATGTGGCGGCCTGAGGAGGCCGAGCAGGTGCTTCGCGCCGTGCGCGACCTCTTCGAGGGCGGCCCCGACGAGATCGGCGGTGGTGCCCTGTGGATGACCGCCCCCGAGGAGGAGTTCGTCCCGGCGGAGCTGGCGGGCCGCCTGGTCTGCGCGGCAGTGGTGGTCTTCGTCGGCCCCGAGGAGGGCGCACGGGACGTCATCGCTCCCCTGCTTGCGCTGCGCCCCGGTGCCGAGCTGGTGGCCGAGATGCCGTACGCCGACCTGCAGTCCTCGATC
This Knoellia sp. p5-6-4 DNA region includes the following protein-coding sequences:
- a CDS encoding FAD-binding oxidoreductase, coding for MGATDPAAPADVTSLREGFDGAVLLPTDAGYEQARVLFNAMIDRRPAVIAQCASPDDVARAIGFARGHDLDLSVRGGGHGVAGTALAEGGLVVDLRRMCTVDVDPAGRTARVGGGATMSHLDRACQPFDLATTGGRVSTTGVGGFTLGGGTGWLDRRFGLACDNLLSAELVTAAGEQVVASDAEHPDLFWALHGGGGNFGVATALTFRLHEVPTSTLALLMWRPEEAEQVLRAVRDLFEGGPDEIGGGALWMTAPEEEFVPAELAGRLVCAAVVVFVGPEEGARDVIAPLLALRPGAELVAEMPYADLQSSIDDPPGYRNYWSAEHLSALPDEAVAAFCRVSEQLISPAPAQSALFAGGGAAGRATTDYPIPWRRDPWTVHPFGLWADPVDDERVIGWTRELRSAVRPWATGAVYLNFIGDEGADRVRAGLGEANFERLAAIKRVWDPDNLFRRNHNIAPVPA